CTGGAAAATGGCAGCCAAAGCTACCGGGAATTGTTGATCAAACCCTTCAAGGACCGCATACGCGTTAATTGTAAAGTCGAAAAAATTACCAGGTCGGGTGGGAGAGTAACGGTAAAAGCATCAGATGGTTCAGAAGAAATATTCGATCGTGTCATCATCGCTACCCATGCCGACCAGGCACTTGCGATGCTGGACAAACCTACCTGGGAAGAACAGCGGCTGCTTCCCCCATTCAAATACCAGTACAATAAAGCCGTTTTACATACTGACGAACGCATAATGCCTAAAACCAAACTGGCCTGGAGCAGCTGGAACTATCGTATAAAAATGGAGAACCAGGCGTTGCAGCCCAGTACCATTTACTGGATGAACCGCTTGCAGGGTGTATCGGATAAGAAAAATTATTTTGTTTCGATCAATCCGCACGAAGACCTGGACAAAAAGAATATCCTGATGGAGATCGATTACGAACACCCGCTATTTGATGTTCGGGCTATAAGTGCACAGGAGCGCCTGCATATTTTGAATGAAGGCGGGCCAGTTTATTTTTGCGGAAGCTATTTCAAATATGGTTTTCACGAGGATGCATTTGCCGGTGCGGTCAATCTATGTTCGCAATTGCTGGGCAAGGCCGTTTATGGCGAACAAATCATCAGCCCGGCGGTTTAAGTCGTATCTTTATCATAGCTCATGAATTCCTGCCTTTACAAAGCGCGCGTAATGC
Above is a window of Mucilaginibacter ginsenosidivorans DNA encoding:
- a CDS encoding NAD(P)/FAD-dependent oxidoreductase; protein product: MKTAIIGTGIAGMGCGYFLRQQDELTIFEQNNYVGGHTNTVTIDEGGKPVYIDTGFMVFNYKTYPNLCRLFADLNAPVKKTDMSFSVQHMPTGLEYSGSSINHLFAQRKNIFNRSFIKMLGQIGRFNKESVKILDDPKYAAYSIGQYIKEFKYGDDMLWKYLVPMSSAVWSTPMEQMLDFPAVTLIRFFLNHGFLGLDTQHQWYTLENGSQSYRELLIKPFKDRIRVNCKVEKITRSGGRVTVKASDGSEEIFDRVIIATHADQALAMLDKPTWEEQRLLPPFKYQYNKAVLHTDERIMPKTKLAWSSWNYRIKMENQALQPSTIYWMNRLQGVSDKKNYFVSINPHEDLDKKNILMEIDYEHPLFDVRAISAQERLHILNEGGPVYFCGSYFKYGFHEDAFAGAVNLCSQLLGKAVYGEQIISPAV